A genomic window from Bradyrhizobium lupini includes:
- a CDS encoding DUF3096 domain-containing protein, producing the protein MHITVAHISPILSLLAGVLILIMPRLLNLIVAIFLIINGAIGLGLLKWLHL; encoded by the coding sequence ATGCACATCACCGTCGCCCACATCTCGCCGATCCTGTCGCTGCTTGCGGGTGTGCTCATCCTGATCATGCCGCGCCTCCTGAACCTGATCGTCGCGATTTTTCTCATCATAAATGGTGCGATCGGGCTCGGATTGTTGAAGTGGCTCCATCTCTAG
- a CDS encoding DUF1236 domain-containing protein, producing MRNRILALAALAASIGSPLAAQAQSSVTVGRAPVVVESGPTIAVEQRPAFRDYVVEQRVPAFRIPDRVVVGATLPESGVTYYDVPQRFGATTYRYTVVNGETVLVEPRSRRIVEVMD from the coding sequence ATGCGGAACAGGATTCTTGCTCTTGCAGCGCTCGCGGCCTCGATCGGCTCGCCCCTTGCGGCGCAGGCGCAAAGCAGCGTCACCGTGGGACGCGCGCCCGTCGTCGTCGAGAGCGGCCCGACCATTGCGGTCGAGCAGCGGCCGGCTTTCCGCGACTATGTCGTCGAACAACGTGTGCCGGCTTTCCGCATCCCGGATCGCGTGGTGGTCGGTGCCACCTTACCTGAAAGCGGCGTCACCTATTATGACGTGCCGCAACGTTTCGGCGCCACCACCTATCGCTACACCGTCGTAAACGGCGAGACCGTGCTGGTTGAGCCGCGCTCGCGGCGCATCGTCGAGGTGATGGACTAA
- the glyS gene encoding glycine--tRNA ligase subunit beta → MPDLLLELFSEEIPARMQAKAADDLRRMVTDKLVAEGLVYEGAKAFATPRRLALTVHGIPARQPDLKTERRGPKIGAADAAVQGFLKATGLTSLDEAKIQRDPKGDFYIALIEKPGRDAIDVLAEILPVIIRTFPWPKSMRWGARSGKPGSLSWVRPLHAITATFGLETEEPDVVKFSVDGIEAGQTTYGHRFMAPSAISVRRFEDYEAKLKAAKVILDPQARKDIIFADAKELTFAQGFELVEDQVLLDEVSGLVEWPVVMMGSFEAEYLAIPDEVIRATIRNNQKCFVVKDPETGKLTNKFVLTANIEAPDGGKTIVAGNERVIRPRLSDAKFFYETDLKTKLEDRLPKFEQIVFHEKLGTQAARIKRIERLAAEIAPLVGADVAKATRAAHLAKADLLTEVVGEFPEVQGLMGKYYALAQGEDASVAAACEEHYKPQGPADRVPTDPVSVAVALADKLDTLVGFWAIDEKPTGSKDPYALRRAALGVIRIVLENQTKISLRELAWGHLERSYDKQYLEVAEKLDDLMVFFEDRLKVQLRDQKARYDLVDAVLNAGSLVQGHPIVAVVRRVEALGKFLDTDDGKNLLAGTKRASNILSIEEKKDKRLFDGAPDASLYALSEEKALARAIDEVTAEARAAVAGEDFAAAMSAMAKLRPPVDAFFEKVRVNDEDAKVRENRLKLLNEIRSATRAVADFSKIQD, encoded by the coding sequence ATGCCCGATCTTTTGCTTGAACTTTTCTCGGAAGAAATCCCCGCGCGCATGCAGGCCAAGGCGGCGGACGATCTGCGCCGCATGGTCACCGACAAGCTCGTCGCCGAGGGTCTCGTCTACGAAGGCGCGAAGGCGTTCGCGACGCCGCGCCGCCTTGCGCTTACCGTGCACGGCATCCCTGCGCGCCAGCCTGACCTGAAGACCGAACGCCGCGGACCGAAGATCGGTGCGGCCGACGCGGCCGTGCAGGGTTTTCTGAAAGCGACGGGTTTGACGTCGCTGGACGAGGCCAAGATCCAGCGCGATCCGAAGGGCGACTTCTACATCGCGCTGATCGAGAAGCCCGGCCGCGACGCCATCGACGTGCTCGCGGAAATCCTCCCCGTGATCATCCGCACTTTCCCTTGGCCGAAATCGATGCGCTGGGGCGCGCGCTCCGGCAAGCCGGGCTCGCTGAGCTGGGTGCGTCCGCTGCACGCGATCACCGCGACGTTCGGGCTCGAGACCGAAGAGCCCGATGTCGTCAAATTCTCGGTGGACGGCATCGAGGCCGGCCAGACCACTTACGGTCACCGCTTCATGGCTCCTAGCGCGATTTCCGTGCGCCGCTTCGAGGACTACGAAGCGAAGCTGAAGGCCGCAAAAGTCATCCTCGATCCGCAGGCGCGCAAGGACATCATCTTTGCCGACGCCAAGGAGCTGACCTTTGCGCAAGGGTTCGAACTGGTCGAGGACCAGGTGCTGCTCGATGAGGTTTCGGGTCTCGTCGAATGGCCCGTCGTCATGATGGGATCGTTCGAAGCGGAGTATCTCGCGATCCCCGACGAGGTGATCCGCGCCACCATCCGCAACAACCAGAAGTGCTTCGTCGTCAAAGATCCCGAGACGGGCAAGCTGACCAACAAGTTCGTGCTCACCGCCAACATCGAGGCGCCTGACGGCGGCAAGACCATCGTCGCCGGCAACGAGCGTGTGATCCGTCCGCGCTTGTCGGATGCGAAATTCTTCTACGAGACGGACCTGAAGACGAAGCTGGAAGACCGGCTGCCGAAGTTCGAGCAGATCGTGTTCCACGAGAAGCTCGGCACCCAGGCTGCGCGCATCAAGCGCATCGAGCGTCTCGCCGCAGAGATCGCGCCGCTCGTCGGCGCCGATGTCGCCAAGGCGACGCGCGCCGCGCATCTGGCGAAGGCGGATTTGCTGACCGAAGTCGTCGGCGAATTCCCCGAGGTGCAGGGCCTGATGGGCAAGTACTACGCGCTGGCCCAGGGCGAGGACGCCTCCGTCGCTGCCGCCTGCGAGGAGCACTATAAGCCGCAAGGGCCTGCCGATCGCGTGCCGACCGATCCGGTCAGCGTCGCAGTCGCGCTCGCGGACAAGCTCGACACGCTTGTCGGCTTCTGGGCGATCGACGAAAAGCCGACGGGATCGAAGGATCCGTATGCGCTGCGCCGCGCGGCGCTGGGCGTGATCAGGATTGTGCTCGAAAATCAGACTAAGATTAGTTTGCGAGAACTCGCTTGGGGGCACTTAGAGCGCTCGTACGACAAACAATACTTGGAAGTTGCAGAAAAGCTTGATGATCTGATGGTCTTTTTCGAAGACCGGCTTAAGGTCCAATTGCGAGATCAGAAGGCGCGTTACGATCTCGTCGATGCGGTTCTCAACGCTGGTTCGTTGGTGCAAGGGCATCCAATAGTGGCGGTCGTCCGCCGCGTCGAAGCACTCGGAAAATTCCTCGATACCGACGACGGCAAGAATCTGCTGGCAGGCACCAAGCGCGCCAGCAACATTCTCTCGATCGAGGAGAAGAAGGATAAGCGCTTATTCGACGGCGCACCCGATGCCTCGCTCTACGCTCTCAGCGAGGAGAAGGCGCTGGCCCGCGCGATCGATGAAGTGACGGCCGAAGCCCGTGCCGCCGTCGCCGGGGAAGACTTCGCTGCCGCGATGAGTGCGATGGCCAAGCTGCGTCCGCCGGTCGATGCGTTCTTCGAGAAAGTTCGCGTCAACGACGAGGATGCGAAGGTGCGTGAGAACCGGCTAAAACTGCTTAACGAGATCCGCAGCGCCACGCGTGCGGTGGCGGATTTCTCGAAGATCCAGGATTGA
- a CDS encoding glycine--tRNA ligase subunit alpha produces MDASLPAHMRPERSFQGFILALQRFWAEQGCVILQPYDMEMGAGTFHPATTLRALGPKPWNAAYVQPSRRPKDGRYGENPNRLQHYYQFQVIMKPSPANLQELYLKSLAAIGIDSAVHDIRFVEDDWESPTLGAWGLGWECWCDGMEVSQFTYFQQVAGVECAPVAGELTYGLERLAMYVQGVDRVYDLNFNGRDGDAKVTYGDVFLQAEQEYSKHNFEVADTAMLFEQFKMAEAACRKYLDAGWKDGKREAHLMSLPAYDQCIKASHVFNLLDARGVISVTERQSYILRVRELAKACGEAWIHTEAGGAT; encoded by the coding sequence ATGGACGCCTCCTTGCCCGCCCATATGCGCCCGGAACGCTCGTTCCAGGGCTTTATCCTCGCGCTCCAGCGGTTCTGGGCCGAGCAGGGCTGCGTGATCCTGCAGCCCTACGACATGGAGATGGGTGCGGGTACCTTCCATCCGGCGACCACGCTGCGCGCGCTCGGGCCAAAGCCCTGGAATGCGGCCTACGTGCAGCCCTCGCGGCGGCCCAAGGACGGCCGCTACGGCGAGAATCCGAACCGGCTGCAGCACTACTACCAATTCCAGGTGATCATGAAGCCGTCGCCGGCGAACCTTCAGGAGCTGTACCTGAAGTCGCTCGCCGCGATCGGCATCGATTCCGCCGTGCACGACATTCGCTTCGTCGAGGACGATTGGGAGAGCCCGACGCTGGGCGCCTGGGGCCTCGGCTGGGAGTGCTGGTGCGACGGCATGGAAGTCAGCCAGTTCACCTATTTCCAGCAGGTCGCGGGTGTCGAATGCGCGCCGGTCGCGGGCGAGCTCACCTACGGGCTCGAGCGCCTCGCGATGTACGTGCAGGGCGTCGACCGGGTCTACGACCTCAACTTCAACGGCCGCGACGGTGACGCGAAGGTCACCTATGGCGACGTCTTCCTGCAGGCCGAGCAGGAATATTCGAAGCACAATTTTGAGGTCGCCGACACCGCGATGCTGTTCGAGCAGTTCAAGATGGCGGAAGCCGCCTGCCGGAAATACCTCGATGCGGGTTGGAAAGATGGCAAGCGCGAGGCGCATCTGATGTCGCTTCCGGCCTATGACCAGTGCATCAAGGCAAGCCATGTGTTCAACCTGCTCGACGCGCGCGGCGTGATCTCGGTGACGGAGCGGCAGAGCTACATTCTTCGCGTGCGCGAACTGGCAAAAGCTTGCGGCGAGGCCTGGATACATACTGAAGCGGGCGGAGCGACCTGA